The following proteins are encoded in a genomic region of Alistipes shahii WAL 8301:
- a CDS encoding sugar O-acetyltransferase — protein MGDLEKMKAGLWLHAICPEIGGALLRTEELVFRLNQLPPSRREEREAIIRQLFGHVGKSVCIHSPFHCDFGAQISVGDHFVGNFNLTILDEAPVTIGDHVFIGPNVGIYTVNHALLPDQRNAGIMRSLPIAIGNNVWIGGHTVVMQGVTIGDNTVIGAGSVVTHDIPAGVVAVGSPCRVLREITEADRVTPV, from the coding sequence ATGGGCGATCTCGAAAAAATGAAAGCCGGGCTTTGGCTCCACGCCATCTGTCCTGAAATCGGCGGCGCGCTGCTGCGGACCGAGGAGCTGGTGTTCCGGCTCAACCAGCTGCCCCCGAGCCGCCGGGAGGAGCGGGAGGCGATCATCCGGCAGCTGTTCGGACACGTCGGCAAGTCGGTCTGCATCCACAGCCCGTTCCACTGCGATTTCGGAGCGCAGATTTCGGTCGGCGACCATTTCGTCGGCAATTTCAACCTGACGATCCTCGACGAAGCGCCCGTCACCATCGGCGACCACGTCTTCATCGGGCCGAACGTCGGCATCTACACCGTCAACCACGCCCTGCTGCCCGACCAGCGCAACGCGGGCATCATGCGTTCGCTGCCCATTGCCATCGGCAACAACGTCTGGATCGGAGGCCACACGGTCGTGATGCAGGGCGTGACGATCGGCGACAACACGGTGATCGGGGCCGGGAGCGTCGTCACGCACGACATCCCGGCGGGAGTCGTGGCCGTCGGCTCGCCCTGCCGCGTCCTGCGGGAGATCACCGAGGCGGATCGGGTAACGCCCGTATGA
- a CDS encoding DUF362 domain-containing protein, whose amino-acid sequence MAYKITDSCVACGSCIGECPVEAISAGDIYVIDADKCIDCGTCAGVCPSEAIVSE is encoded by the coding sequence ATGGCTTACAAAATTACCGACTCGTGCGTTGCATGCGGCAGCTGCATCGGCGAGTGCCCCGTAGAGGCTATTTCGGCCGGCGACATCTATGTGATCGACGCCGACAAATGTATCGACTGCGGCACCTGCGCAGGCGTATGCCCGAGCGAGGCGATCGTTTCGGAGTAA
- the serS gene encoding serine--tRNA ligase, with amino-acid sequence MLTIKQIRDDKEAAARKLAKKGVDAAPVIEKIISFDDRRKALQLELDNTLAAQNKAAKEIGALMGQGRREEAEERKRFVADLKEKSSRLEAELTDARQELQSAIVSLPNFPAEIVPEGKTAEDNLVVKLVESYTALPENPLPHWELARKYDIIDFDLGVKLTGAGFPVYKGKGARLQRALINYFLDCNTAAGYLEVEPPVMVNEASGFGTGQLPDKEGQMYHATVDNFYLVPTAEVPVTNIYRDVILEKEDFPVKMTAYTPCFRREAGSYGKDVRGLNRLHQFDKVEIVQLSLPEKSYEALDGMVAHVESIVKALGLPYRILRLCGGDMSFTSALTYDFEVYSEAQKRWLEVSSVSNFESFQANRLKLRYRDEEKKIQLAHTLNGSSLALPRIVAALLENYQTPEGIRIPEALIPYTGFDIIK; translated from the coding sequence ATGCTTACGATAAAGCAAATCCGCGATGACAAAGAGGCCGCCGCACGCAAGCTGGCCAAGAAGGGCGTGGACGCCGCGCCTGTCATCGAAAAGATCATCAGCTTCGACGACCGGCGCAAAGCCCTCCAGCTGGAACTCGACAACACGCTGGCCGCCCAGAACAAGGCAGCCAAGGAGATCGGCGCACTGATGGGCCAGGGCCGCCGCGAGGAGGCCGAGGAGCGCAAACGCTTCGTGGCGGACCTCAAGGAGAAGTCCTCGCGCCTCGAAGCCGAGCTGACCGACGCCCGGCAGGAGTTGCAGTCGGCCATCGTCTCGCTGCCGAACTTCCCCGCCGAGATCGTCCCCGAAGGCAAGACGGCCGAGGACAACCTCGTCGTCAAGCTCGTGGAAAGCTACACCGCGCTTCCGGAAAACCCGCTGCCCCACTGGGAGCTGGCCCGCAAGTACGACATCATCGACTTCGACCTGGGCGTGAAGCTCACCGGCGCGGGATTCCCCGTCTACAAGGGCAAGGGCGCACGGTTGCAGCGCGCGCTGATCAACTATTTCCTCGACTGCAACACGGCGGCCGGCTACCTCGAAGTGGAGCCGCCCGTGATGGTCAACGAGGCTTCGGGCTTCGGCACGGGACAGCTCCCCGACAAGGAGGGGCAGATGTACCACGCCACGGTAGACAACTTCTACCTCGTTCCCACGGCCGAGGTTCCCGTGACGAACATCTACCGCGACGTGATCCTCGAAAAGGAGGATTTTCCGGTGAAGATGACCGCCTACACCCCGTGCTTCCGCCGCGAGGCCGGGTCGTACGGCAAGGACGTGCGCGGACTCAACCGCCTGCACCAGTTCGACAAGGTGGAGATCGTGCAGCTCTCGCTGCCCGAAAAGAGCTACGAAGCATTGGACGGCATGGTGGCCCACGTGGAGAGCATCGTCAAGGCTCTGGGCCTGCCCTACCGCATCCTGCGCCTGTGCGGCGGCGACATGTCGTTCACCTCGGCGCTGACCTACGATTTCGAAGTCTACTCCGAGGCCCAGAAACGCTGGCTCGAAGTGTCGTCGGTATCGAATTTCGAGTCGTTCCAGGCCAACCGCCTCAAACTCCGCTACCGCGACGAGGAGAAGAAAATCCAGCTGGCGCACACCCTCAACGGCTCGTCGCTGGCCCTGCCGCGCATCGTGGCCGCGCTGCTGGAGAACTATCAGACCCCCGAAGGCATCCGCATCCCCGAGGCGCTGATTCCCTACACGGGTTTTGATATTATCAAATAA